The following are encoded in a window of Pelecanus crispus isolate bPelCri1 chromosome 6, bPelCri1.pri, whole genome shotgun sequence genomic DNA:
- the GEMIN2 gene encoding gem-associated protein 2, which yields MEPGVEELMPRLLPVDDCDLAEDFDPTVPPRTPQEYLKRVQIEAARCPDVVVAQIDPKKLRKKQTVNISISGCQPAPEGYSPTLRWQQQQVANFSAVRQSLNKHRNHWRSQHLDSNVTMPKSEDEEGWKKFCLGERVYSEIDALSDNENLGIDYIKVGFPPLLSIVSRMNQATVTSVLEYLISWFGEKKFTPELGRWLYALLACLEKPLLPEAHSLIRQLARRCSEVRVLEENKNEEQISALNLIICLVSRYFDQRDLADEPS from the exons ATGGAGCCGGGCGTGGAGGAGCTGATGCCGCGGCTGCTGCCCGTGGATGACTGCGACTTGGCCGAGGACTTCGACCCCACGGTGCCTCCCAGGACGCCCCAGGAGTATCTGAAGCGCGTCCA gATTGAAGCAGCTCGATGTCCAGACGTGGTCGTGGCGCAAATAGACCCCAAAAAATTGAGAAAGAAGCAGACAGTAAACATTTCA ATTTCCGGAtgtcagcctgctcctgaaggatACTCTCCAACGCtcaggtggcagcagcagcaagtggCCAATTTCTCAGCTGTTCGTCAG AGCCTGAACAAGCACAGAAATCACTGGCGGTCACAACATTTGGACAGCAATGTTACTATG cCAAAATCAGAGGATGAAGAAGGCTGGAAGAAGTTCTGCCTGGGTGAAAGAGTATACTCAGAAATAGATGCACTATCTGATAATGAAAATCTAGGAATTGATTACATAAAG gtggGCTTTCCCCCCTTGCTAAGTATTGTAAGCAGAATGAATCAG GCAACAGTGACCAGTGTCTTAGAATACCTGATAAGCTggtttggagagaaaaaatttACTCCGGAACtg GGTAGATGGCTTTATGCACTGTTGGCATGCCTTGAAAAACCTTTGCTACCTGAAGCTCACTCCCTTATTCGACAGCTGGCAAGACGATGCTCAGAAGTCAGAGTACTAGAG GAGAACAAGAATGAAGAACAAATATCAGCTCTGAACTTGATAATCTGCTTAGTTAGCAG GTACTTCGATCAGCGTGACTTGGCTGATGAGCCTTCCTAG
- the SEC23A gene encoding protein transport protein Sec23A: MTTFLEFIQQNEDRDGVRFSWNVWPSSRLEATRMVVPVAALFTPLKERPDLPPIQYEPVLCSRTTCRAVLNPLCQVDYRAKLWACNFCYQRNQFPPTYAGISEMNQPAELLPQFSSIEYVVQRGPQMPLIFLYVVDTCMEDEDLQALKESMQMSLSLLPPTALVGLITFGRMVQVHELGCEGISKSYVFRGTKDLSAKQLQEMLGLTKVAVSQVGRGPQVQQPPPSNRFLQPVQKIDMNLTDLLGELQRDPWPVPQGKRPLRSSGVALSIAVGLLECTFPNTGARIMMFIGGPATQGPGMVVGDELKLPIRSWHDIEKDNAKYVKKGTKHFEALANRAATNGHVIDIYACALDQTGLLEMKCCPNYTGGYMVMGDSFNTSLFKQTFQRVFTKDMQGQFKMGFGGTLEIKTSREVKVSGAIGPCVSLNSKGPCVSENEIGTGGTCQWKICGLNPTTTLALYFEVVNQHNAPIPQGGRGAIQFVTQYQHSSGQRRIRVTTVARNWADAQTQIQNIAASFDQEAAAILMARLAVYRAETEEGPDVLRWLDRQLIRLCQKFGEYHKDDPSSFRFSETFSLYPQFMFHLRRSPFLQVFNNSPDESSYYRHHFMRQDLTQSLIMVQPILYAYSFNGPPEPVLLDSSSILPDRILLMDTFFQILIYHGETIAQWRKSGYQDMPEYENFHHLLQAPIDDAQEILHSRFPMPRYIDTEHGGSQARFLLSKVNPSQTHNNMYAWGQESGAPILTDDVSLQVFMDHLKKLAVSSAA; this comes from the exons ATGACAACCTTCCTGGAATTTATCCAGCAGAATGAGGACAGAGATGGAGTGAGATTCAGCTGGAATGTTTGGCCTTCAAGTCGTCTTGAAGCCACAAGAATGGTAGTCCCAGTGGCTGCCCTCTTCACACCACTGAAAGAACGGCCAGACTTGCCTCCTATTCAGTATGAGCCAGTTTTGTGCAGTAGGACTACATGTCGAGCTGTTCTGAATCCTTTATG CCAAGTGGATTATCGAGCAAAACTCTGGGCTTGCAACTTTTGTTATCAGAGAAATCAG tttccTCCTACCTATGCTGGCATATCTGAAATGAATCAGCCAGCTGAACTTTTACCTCAGTTCTCCAGCATTGAATATGTAGTACAG CGTGGTCCTCAGATGCCTTTGATATTTCTTTATGTTGTGGACACATGTATGGAAGATGAAGACTTGCAAGCTCTGAAGGAATCCATGCAAATGTCGCTTAGTCTCCTGCCACCAACCGCGTTAGTAGGTCTCATTACCTTTGGCCGAATGGTGCAAGTTCACGAGCTTGGCTGTGAAGGAATTTCCAAAAGTTATGTCTTCAGAGGAACAAAGGACCTATCTGCGAAACAGCTGCAG GAAATGCTAGGGCTTACAAAAGTAGCTGTTTCACAAGTCGGTCGGGGTCCTCAAGTGCAGCAGCCACCACCTTCTAACAG ATTTTTGCAACCAGTGCAGAAAATTGATATGAATCTTACTGATCTTTTGGGTGAACTGCAACGGGATCCTTGGCCTGTTCCACAAGGAAAACGGCCCTTACGTTCTTCTGGAGTGGCTCTTTCTATAGCTGTCGGGCTCCTTGAG TGCACTTTTCCTAATACCGGTGCACGTATAATGATGTTCATTGGAGGACCAGCTACACAAGGACCTGGCATGGTTGTAGGGGATGAATTGAAGTTACCTATAAGATCATGGCATGACATTGAAAAAGACAATGCTAAATACGTTAAAAAGGGTACTAAG CATTTTGAAGCCCTGGCTAATCGGGCTGCAACAAATGGTCATGTTATTGACATATATGCATGTGCGTTGGATCAGACTGGTCTTCTGGAGATGAAGTGTTGTCCCAACTACACTGG AGGCTACATGGTAATGGGAGACTCTTTCAATACATCTTTATTCAAACAAACTTTTCAGAGAGTATTCACAAAAGATATGCAAGGACAATTTAAAATGGGATTTGGTGGCACATTAGAAATAAag ACTTCAAGAGAAGTAAAGGTTTCTGGAGCGATTGGACCCTGTGTGTCTCTCAACTCTAAAGGACCTTGTGTCTCAGAAAAT GAAATTGGAACAGGAGGTACCTGTCAGTGGAAGATTTGTGGACTTAATCCTACTACAACACTTGCACTGTACTTTGAGGTGGTCAATCAG CATAATGCTCCTATTCCTCAAGGAGGACGTGGTGCAATCCAGTTTGTGACTCAGTACCAGCATTCCAGTGGACAGAGACGTATCAGAGTGACCACAGTTGCCAGAAA ctgGGCAGATGCACAGACGCAGATTCAAAACATTGCTGCATCTTTTGACCAGGAAGCTGCTGCGATTCTCATGGCTAGATTGGCAGTGTATAGGGCAGAGACAGAAGAGGGGCCTGATGTGCTTCGGTGGCTGGACAGACAACTTATACGACTG TGTCAGAAATTTGGAGAATATCACAAGGATGATCCAAGctctttcagattttcagaaacCTTTTCACTTTACCCACAG tttatGTTTCACTTGAGAAGATCTCCCTTCTTACAAGTTTTCAATAACAGTCCAGATGAGAGCTCATACTATCGTCATCATTTTATGCGTCAAGATCTAACCCAGTCACTTATCATGGTTCAGCCAATTCTTTATGCCTACTCTTTCAATGGACCTCCAGAG cCTGTTCTTCTGGATAGCAGCAGCATTTTACCAGATCGCATTCTCCTTATGGACACCTTTTTCCAGATCCTTATTTATCATGGAGAG ACCATAGCTCAGTGGCGTAAATCAGGTTACCAAGATATGCCGGAATATGAAAACTTTCATCACTTGCTACAAGCTCCAATAGATGATGCCCAAGAAATTCTCCATTCCAGATTTCCAATGCCCAGATACATTGATACCGAGCATGGGGGAAGCCAG gctcGTTTCCTGCTTTCAAAAGTAAATCCCTCTCAGACTCATAACAATATGTATGCATGGGGACAG